A genomic window from Lycium barbarum isolate Lr01 chromosome 4, ASM1917538v2, whole genome shotgun sequence includes:
- the LOC132636508 gene encoding uncharacterized protein LOC132636508, giving the protein MGIIQQLLAVAGKFFNRRGQQKPSDAYASEGEYSDGVTSAVTKKSSSSVTYNGGAQSDEYVSNILCKLRKFAIVSAVDESLKTVAGGSKIVKEGSKDQSPSRPRLDKQDFTVMMEEMQAKMEKLQDDMNNMKQQNEVSAKCANGLESFEFSDEPIKTTPTKSNRKKVLIRSRM; this is encoded by the exons ATGGGAATTATACAGCAACTCCTGGCAGTCGCCGGTAAGTTTTTCAACCGTAGAGGTCAACAGAAACCGTCAGATGCATATGCTTCTGAAGGTGAATACAGTGACGGCGTTACATCGGCAGTGACCAAAAAGAGCAGTAGTTCCGTTACATATAACGGAGGAGCTCAATCAGATGAGTATGTTAGCAATATTCTATGCAAGCTTCGTAAATTCGCTATTGTATCTGCCGTTGACGAATCTCTCAAAACTGTCGCAG GTGGGAGTAAAATAGTAAAAGAAGGATCAAAGGATCAATCGCCTTCACGTCCTAGACTTGACAAACAAGATTTTACTGTTATGATGGAGGAGATGCAAGCAAAGATGGAGAAACTTCAGGATGACATGAATAACATGAAGCAGCAAAATGAGGTGTCAGCTAAGTGTGCCAACGGATTGGAGTCCTTTGAATTCTCTGACGAGCCTATCAAGACAACGCCTACCAAATCTAATCGAAAAAAGGTTTTAATTCGTTCTCGGATGTAG